One window of Streptomyces sp. NBC_00273 genomic DNA carries:
- the pdxR gene encoding MocR-like pyridoxine biosynthesis transcription factor PdxR, translated as MTAPDQGPGGADLHLELPAGGARRTALAQALRSAVRSGRLAGGTRLPPYRTLAADLGLARNAVADAYAELVAEGWFTARQGSGTLVAEGVATTDAPATTAGPAPDRPRHDLLQGKPDPASFPRGAWAASARRALAEAPTEAFGPGNPQGRPELRRALSGYLSRARGVRCGPENIVICSGFANGLRLLTSVRPRDWAVEAYGLPFHHGILQAAGVHPHPVTVDEDGARTTELPSRARTLLLTPAHQFPTGGRLLPARRAAAVEWARGTDGVIVEDDYDGEFRYDRKPVGALQGLAPEHVVYAGSLSKSLSPALRLGWLVLPDMLRDQVLAAKGLRESWASTLDQLALADFIECGAYDRHVRRMRLRYRGRRDQLVTVLAARAPEVRVTGISAGLHAVLELPRGRESAALAAARAAGLALDGLSSYQHPADPTPPREGLVVGYAAPPDSAFTRALESLAGVAGGPE; from the coding sequence GTGACCGCCCCCGACCAGGGACCCGGCGGCGCCGACCTGCACCTGGAGCTTCCCGCCGGGGGCGCCCGGCGGACCGCCCTCGCCCAGGCCCTGCGCAGCGCGGTGCGCAGCGGCCGACTGGCCGGCGGGACCCGGCTGCCGCCGTACCGGACCCTGGCCGCCGACCTCGGGCTGGCCCGCAACGCCGTCGCCGATGCGTACGCCGAGCTGGTCGCCGAGGGCTGGTTCACGGCCCGGCAGGGCTCCGGCACCCTGGTCGCCGAGGGGGTCGCGACCACCGACGCACCGGCCACGACGGCCGGGCCCGCACCCGACCGCCCCCGCCACGACCTGCTCCAGGGCAAGCCCGACCCCGCCTCCTTCCCGCGCGGCGCCTGGGCCGCCAGCGCCCGCCGGGCCCTGGCCGAGGCGCCCACCGAGGCCTTCGGGCCCGGCAATCCGCAGGGCCGCCCCGAACTGCGGCGGGCCCTTTCCGGCTACCTGTCCCGGGCGCGGGGCGTGCGCTGCGGCCCCGAGAACATCGTGATCTGCTCCGGCTTCGCCAACGGACTGCGGCTCCTGACGTCCGTCCGGCCCCGCGACTGGGCCGTCGAGGCGTACGGGCTCCCCTTCCACCACGGCATCCTCCAGGCCGCCGGGGTCCACCCGCACCCCGTCACGGTCGACGAGGACGGCGCCCGCACGACGGAACTCCCCTCCCGAGCACGTACGTTGCTGCTCACACCGGCGCACCAGTTCCCGACGGGCGGCCGCCTGCTGCCCGCGCGGCGGGCCGCCGCCGTGGAATGGGCCCGCGGCACCGATGGCGTGATCGTGGAGGACGACTACGACGGGGAGTTCCGCTACGACCGCAAACCGGTCGGCGCGCTCCAGGGACTGGCCCCCGAACACGTGGTGTACGCGGGCTCGCTGAGCAAGAGCCTCTCCCCCGCGCTGCGCCTGGGCTGGCTGGTCCTCCCCGACATGCTGCGCGACCAGGTGCTGGCCGCGAAGGGGCTGCGGGAGTCCTGGGCGAGCACGCTGGACCAGCTGGCACTGGCCGACTTCATCGAGTGCGGGGCGTACGACCGCCACGTGCGCCGGATGCGGCTGCGCTACCGGGGCCGCCGCGACCAACTGGTCACCGTACTGGCGGCACGCGCCCCGGAGGTCCGGGTGACGGGCATCTCGGCCGGCCTGCACGCCGTACTGGAACTCCCCCGGGGCCGGGAATCCGCCGCCCTCGCGGCGGCCCGCGCCGCGGGCCTGGCCCTGGACGGCCTGTCGTCCTACCAACACCCGGCCGACCCGACCCCGCCCCGCGAGGGCCTGGTGGTCGGCTACGCGGCACCCCCGGACTCGGCGTTCACCCGGGCCCTCGAATCCCTGGCGGGGGTGGCGGGCGGGCCGGAATAA
- the glnII gene encoding glutamine synthetase — protein sequence MSYKAEYIWIDGTEPTAKLRSKTKIIGDGGALPIWGFDGSSTNQAEGHASDRVLNPVFSCPDPIRGGDNVLVLCEVLNIDMTPHESNTRALLRPVAEKFAAQEPIFGIEQEYTFFDGIRPLGFPVGGFPAAQGGYYCGVGSDEIFGREIVEKHLDHCLAAGLSISGINAEVMPGQWEFQVGPVGPLEVSDQLWIARWLLYRTAEDFNVSATLNPKPVKGDWNGAGAHTNFSTKAMREDYRAIISACEALGEGSKPLDHVKNYGAGIDERLTGLHETAPWNEFSYGVSDRGASVRIPWQVEKDGKGYIEDRRPNANVDPYVVTRLITDTCCAGLEKDGLV from the coding sequence GTGAGCTACAAGGCTGAGTACATCTGGATCGACGGCACCGAGCCGACGGCGAAGCTTCGCTCCAAGACGAAGATCATCGGGGACGGCGGCGCGCTGCCGATCTGGGGCTTCGACGGATCGAGCACGAACCAGGCCGAGGGTCACGCCTCCGACCGCGTGCTCAACCCGGTCTTCTCCTGCCCGGACCCGATCCGCGGCGGCGACAACGTCCTCGTCCTGTGCGAGGTCCTGAACATCGACATGACCCCGCACGAGTCGAACACCCGCGCGCTGCTGCGTCCGGTCGCCGAGAAGTTCGCCGCCCAGGAGCCGATCTTCGGCATCGAGCAGGAGTACACCTTCTTCGACGGCATCCGTCCGCTCGGCTTCCCGGTGGGCGGCTTCCCGGCCGCGCAGGGCGGCTACTACTGCGGTGTCGGCTCGGACGAGATCTTCGGCCGCGAGATCGTCGAGAAGCACCTGGACCACTGCCTCGCGGCGGGCCTGAGCATCTCCGGCATCAACGCCGAGGTCATGCCCGGCCAGTGGGAGTTCCAGGTCGGTCCCGTCGGTCCGCTGGAGGTCTCGGACCAGCTGTGGATCGCGCGCTGGCTGCTCTACCGCACGGCCGAGGACTTCAACGTCTCCGCGACGCTGAACCCGAAGCCGGTCAAGGGCGACTGGAACGGCGCGGGCGCGCACACCAACTTCTCCACGAAGGCGATGCGCGAGGACTACCGCGCGATCATCTCCGCGTGCGAGGCGCTGGGCGAGGGCAGCAAGCCGCTCGACCACGTGAAGAACTACGGCGCCGGCATCGACGAGCGTCTGACGGGTCTGCACGAGACCGCCCCCTGGAACGAGTTCAGCTACGGCGTCTCGGACCGCGGCGCTTCGGTCCGCATCCCGTGGCAGGTGGAGAAGGACGGCAAGGGGTACATCGAGGACCGCCGTCCGAACGCGAACGTGGACCCGTACGTGGTGACCCGTCTCATCACGGACACCTGCTGCGCGGGCCTGGAGAAGGACGGCCTGGTCTGA
- a CDS encoding tyrosine-protein phosphatase: MTATPSTTVANLRDLGGTPLPGGRTVRPGLVLRSGQLDRLDLDADPVVAGLGLRTVIDFRTDAERADHPDRIPAGARILVGDVLADKLNSARLPAAVQLKDLLSDPAVAEEHLGGGRAQALFADTYRSFVNSGSAQAAYRMLLTEVADADSGPLLFHCTAGKDRTGWGATVILALLGADDETLMAEYLSVNPAVKQAFAPLIEGFTAAGGDPDIALALIGVFPSYLRAALDEVETRYGSMEKYVREGLGVADETVEALRARLVA; the protein is encoded by the coding sequence ATGACCGCCACCCCGTCCACCACCGTCGCCAACCTCCGCGACCTCGGCGGCACCCCGCTCCCCGGCGGCCGCACCGTCCGCCCCGGCCTGGTCCTGCGCTCCGGCCAGCTCGACCGGCTCGACCTCGACGCCGACCCGGTGGTGGCCGGGCTGGGCCTGCGTACCGTCATCGACTTCCGCACCGACGCCGAGCGCGCCGACCACCCCGACCGGATACCCGCCGGGGCCCGGATCCTGGTCGGTGACGTCCTCGCCGACAAGCTGAACTCCGCCAGGTTGCCCGCCGCGGTGCAGCTCAAGGACCTGCTGTCCGACCCGGCCGTGGCCGAGGAGCACCTGGGCGGCGGGCGGGCACAGGCGCTGTTCGCCGACACCTACCGGTCCTTCGTGAACTCCGGATCCGCGCAGGCCGCGTACCGGATGCTGCTCACCGAGGTCGCCGACGCCGACTCGGGCCCGCTGCTGTTCCACTGCACGGCGGGCAAGGACCGGACCGGCTGGGGCGCGACGGTCATCCTGGCGCTGTTGGGTGCGGACGACGAGACCCTGATGGCCGAATACCTGTCCGTCAATCCGGCGGTCAAGCAGGCCTTCGCCCCGCTGATCGAGGGCTTCACGGCGGCCGGCGGCGACCCGGACATCGCGCTCGCGCTGATCGGCGTCTTCCCCTCCTACCTGCGGGCGGCCCTGGACGAGGTCGAGACGCGGTACGGCTCCATGGAGAAGTACGTGCGCGAGGGGCTCGGTGTCGCCGACGAGACGGTCGAGGCACTGCGCGCCCGTCTGGTGGCCTGA
- a CDS encoding MarR family transcriptional regulator has protein sequence MDDSRDPDHREPEIEEPDNLRLVHLLRAVTVEFGLRQADFAARNGMHPTDVRALICLLDAARAAEPATAGLLGARLGLNSAGTTAVIDRLERLGHVARVRDDHDRRRILLRVEPAAIRLGREFFGPLIDGVLQVLDSFDPAERETVRRFLTATHAVFAPEPRP, from the coding sequence ATGGACGACAGCAGGGACCCGGACCACCGGGAACCCGAAATCGAGGAACCCGACAACCTTCGGCTGGTGCACCTCCTCCGCGCGGTGACCGTCGAGTTCGGCCTGCGCCAGGCCGACTTCGCCGCCCGCAACGGCATGCACCCCACCGACGTACGCGCCCTGATCTGCCTGCTCGACGCGGCGCGCGCGGCCGAACCGGCCACCGCGGGCCTGCTCGGCGCCCGGCTCGGCCTCAACTCCGCCGGCACCACCGCCGTGATCGACCGCCTCGAACGGCTCGGCCACGTGGCACGCGTCCGCGACGACCACGACCGGCGCCGGATCCTGCTGCGCGTGGAGCCGGCGGCGATCCGTCTGGGCCGGGAGTTCTTCGGGCCCCTGATCGACGGGGTGCTCCAGGTGCTCGACTCCTTCGACCCCGCCGAACGGGAGACCGTGCGCCGCTTCCTGACCGCCACCCACGCCGTGTTCGCCCCGGAGCCGCGCCCGTGA
- a CDS encoding ArsC/Spx/MgsR family protein: MEIWINPACSKCRSALTLLDAEGADYTVRRYLEDVPSEDEIREVLGRLGLEPWDITRTSDPLAKETGVRDLPREETDAARGLWIAHLAAHPKLIQRPIITAEDGTAVVGRSEEAVREALSRKG, from the coding sequence ATGGAGATCTGGATCAATCCCGCCTGTTCCAAGTGCCGCAGCGCCCTGACCCTGCTGGACGCGGAGGGCGCCGATTACACGGTGCGCCGCTACCTGGAGGACGTGCCCTCCGAGGACGAGATCCGCGAGGTGCTCGGTCGTCTCGGTCTGGAGCCGTGGGACATCACGCGCACCTCGGACCCGCTGGCCAAGGAGACCGGCGTGCGGGACCTGCCGCGCGAGGAGACCGATGCGGCGCGCGGACTCTGGATCGCCCACCTGGCCGCTCACCCGAAGCTCATCCAGCGCCCGATCATCACCGCCGAGGACGGCACGGCCGTGGTCGGCCGCTCCGAGGAGGCCGTCCGCGAGGCCCTGTCCCGCAAGGGCTAG
- a CDS encoding rhomboid-like protein, which yields MNPIPWGAVYAGGVQFGAYALERTGPAERERLLRGCSTNVDNLAAGRWETLLSSAFVVEEPMPLPYALLLVAVLGYAEYAYGAWWAASVFLFGHAAATLLVYGALRGSADQGTRRAVDVGTSYGFNTVLGSLTSALPRGAVRTVARVGLLALAAAPLVRRGRTFTDAGHLAALGVGIGISLTLDYLSGAKHQKII from the coding sequence ATGAATCCAATTCCGTGGGGAGCGGTGTACGCCGGAGGGGTGCAGTTCGGGGCCTACGCCCTGGAACGCACGGGGCCGGCCGAGCGCGAGCGGCTCCTCCGGGGCTGCTCCACGAATGTCGACAATCTCGCCGCCGGACGCTGGGAGACGCTGCTGAGCAGCGCTTTCGTCGTCGAGGAGCCGATGCCCCTGCCCTACGCGCTGCTGCTCGTCGCGGTCCTCGGGTACGCCGAGTACGCGTACGGAGCGTGGTGGGCGGCCTCGGTCTTCCTGTTCGGGCACGCCGCGGCGACCCTCCTCGTCTACGGCGCCCTGCGCGGGAGCGCCGATCAGGGGACGCGGCGCGCGGTGGACGTGGGAACGAGCTACGGGTTCAACACCGTGCTCGGCTCGTTGACCTCGGCCCTGCCGCGCGGGGCCGTCCGTACGGTCGCGCGGGTGGGACTGCTGGCGCTCGCGGCGGCCCCCCTGGTCCGGCGCGGGCGGACCTTCACGGACGCCGGGCACCTGGCGGCGCTCGGGGTGGGCATCGGGATCTCACTGACCCTCGATTACCTTTCCGGGGCAAAACATCAGAAAATTATATGA
- a CDS encoding winged helix-turn-helix domain-containing protein produces the protein MANTRSLSSAATAATSPLSYPPSPRHRLRSVDRDEVARVVDLLPPGATWLPAPQHTLPTLPGQPPMIGYLVLVPADQQPPIAFAPQAVAAAVPSAAPAPAAPAPAGPGDGRVRIDSAQRTAEVDGRVLDLTYLEFELLAHLVQHPHRVHSRDQLVTTVWGYGHVGDGRTVDVHIARLRRKLGASHRAAIQTVRRVGYKYAP, from the coding sequence ATGGCGAACACCCGCTCCCTCTCCTCCGCCGCCACCGCTGCGACCTCTCCCCTGTCCTATCCGCCCAGTCCGCGCCACCGGCTCCGTTCCGTAGACCGAGACGAAGTGGCCCGGGTCGTGGACCTCCTGCCGCCGGGGGCCACCTGGCTGCCCGCACCCCAGCACACCCTGCCGACGCTGCCGGGCCAGCCGCCGATGATCGGTTACCTGGTGCTCGTACCGGCCGACCAGCAGCCTCCGATCGCCTTCGCCCCGCAGGCCGTGGCCGCCGCCGTCCCATCGGCCGCCCCCGCGCCCGCCGCTCCCGCTCCGGCCGGACCGGGTGACGGCCGGGTCCGGATCGACTCGGCGCAGCGCACCGCCGAGGTCGACGGCCGGGTGCTCGACCTGACGTACCTGGAGTTCGAGCTGCTGGCCCACCTGGTGCAGCACCCGCACCGGGTGCACAGCCGGGACCAGCTGGTCACTACGGTCTGGGGCTACGGGCACGTCGGCGACGGCCGGACCGTGGACGTCCACATCGCCCGTCTGCGCCGCAAGCTGGGCGCCTCCCACCGTGCCGCGATCCAGACGGTGCGCCGGGTCGGCTACAAGTACGCCCCCTGA
- a CDS encoding Gfo/Idh/MocA family protein encodes MGLLGTGPWAHRTHAPALAAHAGSDFAGVWGRRPEAAAELAHEYGVKVYEDPDELFAECDAVAFALPPDVQAAMAVRAAAAGCHLLLDKPVATTVEDARAVAEAVARHRVASVVFLTLRFAEPTAGWVEEQAARTGWFTAAAHWLGAVFPSDGTPSAYADSPWRKAKGGLWDVGPHALSVLIPVLGEVTEISATRGPSDVVQLALRHTSGAASTAVLSLGAPRAAAGVGLELRGTEGVHELPGWSDVPGAYGRALDALLTAARTGVPDPRGAEFGARLTEILAEAEAQLPT; translated from the coding sequence GTGGGGCTGCTGGGCACCGGCCCCTGGGCGCACCGCACCCACGCCCCCGCCCTCGCCGCGCACGCCGGCTCCGACTTCGCCGGAGTGTGGGGCCGCCGGCCCGAGGCCGCGGCCGAGTTGGCGCACGAGTACGGCGTGAAGGTGTACGAAGACCCCGACGAGCTGTTCGCCGAGTGTGACGCCGTCGCCTTCGCCCTGCCGCCCGACGTACAGGCCGCCATGGCCGTCCGCGCCGCCGCCGCGGGATGCCACCTGCTCCTCGACAAGCCCGTCGCCACCACCGTGGAGGACGCCCGCGCCGTCGCCGAAGCGGTCGCGCGCCACCGGGTCGCCTCCGTCGTCTTCCTCACCCTGCGCTTCGCCGAGCCCACCGCGGGCTGGGTCGAGGAACAGGCCGCACGCACCGGCTGGTTCACGGCCGCGGCCCACTGGCTCGGCGCCGTCTTCCCCTCCGACGGAACGCCCAGCGCCTACGCCGACTCGCCCTGGCGCAAGGCCAAGGGCGGGCTGTGGGACGTCGGCCCGCACGCCCTGTCCGTCCTGATCCCGGTCCTCGGAGAGGTCACCGAGATCAGCGCCACCCGAGGCCCCTCCGACGTGGTCCAACTGGCACTCCGGCACACCTCCGGCGCAGCCAGCACCGCCGTGCTCAGCCTGGGCGCGCCGCGCGCGGCCGCCGGGGTCGGACTCGAACTGCGCGGCACCGAGGGCGTGCACGAACTGCCCGGCTGGAGCGACGTACCGGGCGCCTACGGGCGCGCCCTGGACGCGCTGCTCACCGCGGCCCGGACGGGGGTGCCGGATCCGCGCGGGGCGGAGTTCGGGGCCCGACTGACGGAGATCCTGGCCGAGGCGGAGGCGCAGCTCCCCACCTGA
- a CDS encoding PepSY-associated TM helix domain-containing protein: MSLDEAQDVRTPDVEPAGTAKNRGGWAAVRPLLLRMHFYAGLLIAPVIFLAAATGLLYAASWQAEKIIYSDELTVARVGESVLPLSAQVDAAKGAAPEGEVVSVWPAPDTEATTRVIMESPGLPEGETLTVFVDPYTAEVRGQLATAGDALPLRAWLSEFHSSLQLGEFGRNYSELAASWMWVVALGGLALWIGRRRKRRSQLVLPDRGATGRRRTLSWHGVVGLWAVAGLVVLSATGLTWSKYAGENIGQLQDSLGGATPAVSAQLNAGADAGSDEHAGHTMPDGTQMAPPPAPTADVGLDKAVDAARAAGVTEALRVTLPAKGKGYVIKEQDKLVPVHLDSVAVDPADARVMDELRFADYPLLAKMTRFGIDLHMGTTFGLVNQIALAALAVAVMFLVFWGYRMWWLRRPTKDRKLSVGRAQPRGAWRKLPVTVLLPLAAVTAVTGWFVPLLGISLVAFLAVDVLLGFVAGRKAKAA, encoded by the coding sequence ATGTCTCTTGACGAGGCTCAAGACGTCCGCACCCCGGACGTCGAACCGGCCGGAACGGCCAAGAACCGCGGCGGCTGGGCCGCCGTACGGCCGCTGCTCCTGCGCATGCACTTCTACGCGGGGCTGCTCATCGCCCCGGTGATCTTCCTCGCCGCCGCCACCGGGCTGCTCTACGCCGCCTCCTGGCAGGCCGAGAAGATCATCTACTCCGACGAGCTGACCGTCGCCCGCGTCGGCGAGAGCGTCCTGCCGCTCAGCGCCCAGGTCGACGCGGCCAAGGGCGCCGCCCCCGAGGGCGAGGTCGTGTCCGTGTGGCCCGCCCCCGACACCGAGGCGACCACCCGAGTGATCATGGAGAGCCCGGGCCTCCCCGAGGGCGAGACCCTCACCGTCTTCGTCGACCCGTATACGGCCGAGGTGCGCGGTCAGCTCGCCACCGCCGGCGACGCGCTGCCGCTGCGGGCCTGGCTGAGCGAGTTCCACTCCAGCCTCCAGCTCGGCGAGTTCGGCCGGAACTACAGCGAGCTCGCCGCGAGCTGGATGTGGGTGGTCGCGCTCGGCGGACTCGCCCTGTGGATCGGCCGCCGCCGCAAGCGCAGGTCGCAGCTGGTCCTCCCGGACCGGGGGGCCACCGGCCGACGCCGCACCCTGTCCTGGCACGGAGTCGTCGGCCTGTGGGCCGTCGCCGGCCTCGTCGTCCTCTCCGCAACCGGCCTGACCTGGTCGAAGTACGCCGGCGAGAACATCGGGCAGCTCCAGGACAGCCTCGGCGGGGCCACCCCCGCCGTCTCCGCGCAGCTCAACGCCGGGGCGGACGCCGGCTCCGACGAGCACGCCGGGCACACCATGCCCGACGGCACGCAGATGGCCCCGCCGCCCGCGCCCACCGCCGACGTCGGCCTCGACAAGGCCGTGGACGCCGCCCGGGCCGCGGGCGTCACCGAGGCGCTCCGCGTGACCCTGCCCGCCAAGGGCAAGGGATACGTCATCAAGGAGCAGGACAAGCTGGTGCCGGTGCACCTGGACTCGGTCGCCGTCGACCCCGCGGACGCCCGCGTCATGGACGAACTGCGCTTCGCGGACTACCCGCTGCTCGCCAAGATGACCCGCTTCGGCATCGACCTGCACATGGGCACGACCTTCGGGCTCGTCAACCAGATCGCGCTGGCCGCGCTCGCCGTCGCCGTGATGTTCCTCGTCTTCTGGGGCTACCGCATGTGGTGGCTGCGCCGGCCGACGAAGGACCGCAAGCTGTCCGTCGGCCGCGCGCAGCCGCGCGGCGCCTGGCGCAAGCTCCCGGTGACGGTGCTGCTGCCGCTGGCCGCGGTGACCGCCGTGACCGGCTGGTTCGTGCCGCTGCTCGGGATCAGCCTGGTCGCCTTCCTCGCGGTCGACGTCCTGCTGGGCTTCGTCGCGGGGCGCAAGGCCAAGGCCGCGTAG
- a CDS encoding IS110 family transposase, producing the protein MTAADTAGTSGQWVFGGVDSHADTIHVAVITDNGGHLADAEFPTTTAGYTAALAFLCAHGDVIAIGVEGTASYGTGFTRAAVADGLSVLEVNRPDRAERRRSGKSDPIDAYAAARAALSGRASSAPKDETVTGIRALHNAARSTVKARTAAMNQIGHILVSAPETIRARYRALRGKPLMDALARLRLTATTDAVHTAVLSALKSLARRVQALTAEHDELTATLDSVVTEHNPGLRGAYGVGPDTAAQLLITAGGNSDRLRTEASFAALCGVAPVPASSGKTNRHRLSRGGDRAANAALYRIALVRMASDQRTRDYVARQTAAGRTKKEIIRLLKRAIAREVFRYLTTTVAVPEVADLRPTRQAKNITLTAVAHHFGVWPSVISCIERGTRRDDNLANAYRDWLTTA; encoded by the coding sequence ATGACAGCAGCGGACACAGCGGGCACGAGCGGCCAGTGGGTGTTCGGCGGTGTGGACTCGCACGCCGACACCATCCACGTCGCGGTCATCACCGACAACGGCGGCCACCTCGCCGACGCAGAGTTCCCCACCACCACCGCCGGATACACGGCAGCCCTGGCCTTCCTCTGCGCCCACGGGGACGTGATCGCGATCGGCGTGGAAGGCACCGCGTCCTACGGAACCGGGTTCACCCGCGCCGCCGTCGCCGATGGCCTGAGCGTGCTCGAAGTCAACCGCCCCGACCGCGCCGAACGCCGCCGCAGCGGCAAGTCCGACCCCATCGACGCCTACGCCGCCGCCCGCGCCGCACTCTCCGGACGCGCCTCCAGCGCGCCCAAGGACGAGACCGTCACTGGCATACGCGCCCTCCACAACGCCGCCCGGTCCACGGTCAAAGCCCGCACCGCCGCCATGAACCAGATCGGGCACATCCTCGTCAGCGCCCCCGAAACCATCCGCGCCCGCTATCGGGCCCTGCGGGGAAAGCCGCTCATGGATGCCCTGGCACGACTGCGGCTCACGGCAACGACAGACGCCGTCCACACCGCCGTGCTGAGCGCTTTGAAGAGCCTCGCCCGACGCGTCCAGGCCCTGACCGCTGAACACGACGAGCTCACAGCAACACTCGACAGTGTGGTCACCGAACACAATCCGGGCCTGCGGGGCGCCTACGGCGTCGGCCCCGACACCGCGGCCCAGCTCCTGATCACCGCAGGCGGCAACTCCGACCGTCTCCGCACCGAAGCTTCCTTCGCGGCCCTGTGCGGGGTCGCCCCCGTTCCTGCCTCCAGCGGGAAGACCAACCGTCACCGCCTCTCCCGAGGCGGCGATCGCGCCGCCAACGCGGCCCTCTACCGGATAGCCCTCGTCCGCATGGCCAGCGACCAGCGCACCCGCGACTACGTGGCCCGCCAGACCGCGGCCGGCCGGACCAAGAAGGAGATCATCCGCCTCCTCAAACGGGCCATCGCCCGGGAAGTGTTCCGCTACCTCACCACGACGGTCGCCGTCCCCGAGGTCGCGGACCTGCGGCCCACACGCCAGGCCAAGAACATCACCCTCACCGCCGTCGCCCACCACTTCGGCGTCTGGCCATCGGTCATCTCATGCATCGAACGCGGCACCCGCCGCGACGACAACCTCGCCAACGCCTACCGCGACTGGCTCACCACTGCTTGA
- a CDS encoding alpha/beta hydrolase, translated as MHRTSSFRAAYDAVLGRWPGPVEAVDLATPYGVTRVNRCGPADAPPLVLLPGGGATSTVWGACVAAGAARAHRVHAVDLVGDPGLSVPAPDRAIRSPGDLVGWLDAVLDGLGPQHGPVTLAGHSYGAWIAAHYAARRPDRLGRLVLLDPTQVFAGLRPGYVLRALPMLVRPTPERVRSFLAWESREAALDPAWLRLQEEGAGFPAVRPVTGPRPDLAGLARSAGAGPRVDVLFAGLARCHDSGRAARAARAALPGARVDVLPGVPHHALPLTAAAEVTRRLL; from the coding sequence ATGCACCGGACGTCTTCCTTCCGCGCCGCCTACGACGCGGTGCTCGGCCGGTGGCCCGGCCCCGTCGAGGCCGTCGACCTGGCCACCCCGTACGGGGTCACCCGCGTCAACCGCTGCGGTCCGGCCGACGCGCCGCCGCTGGTGCTGCTGCCCGGCGGCGGGGCCACTTCCACCGTGTGGGGCGCCTGCGTCGCGGCCGGGGCGGCCCGCGCCCACCGGGTGCACGCCGTTGACCTGGTGGGGGACCCGGGGCTCAGCGTTCCGGCGCCCGACCGGGCGATCCGGTCCCCCGGGGACCTGGTCGGCTGGCTCGACGCCGTCCTCGACGGGCTGGGCCCGCAGCACGGGCCGGTGACCCTCGCCGGGCACTCGTACGGGGCCTGGATCGCCGCCCACTACGCCGCCCGGCGCCCGGACCGGCTCGGCCGCCTGGTGCTGCTCGACCCGACCCAGGTCTTCGCGGGGCTGCGCCCGGGCTACGTACTGCGCGCGCTGCCCATGCTGGTGCGGCCCACCCCGGAGCGGGTCCGCTCCTTCCTCGCCTGGGAGTCCCGCGAGGCCGCGCTGGATCCGGCCTGGCTGCGGCTGCAGGAGGAGGGCGCCGGCTTCCCCGCCGTGCGGCCGGTCACCGGGCCGCGCCCGGACCTGGCCGGGCTCGCTCGGTCCGCGGGCGCGGGCCCCCGGGTCGACGTCCTCTTCGCCGGGCTCGCCCGCTGCCACGACTCCGGCCGCGCGGCCCGGGCGGCGCGCGCGGCGTTGCCGGGCGCGCGCGTCGACGTACTGCCCGGGGTCCCGCACCACGCGCTGCCGCTGACGGCCGCCGCGGAGGTCACCCGGCGCCTCCTCTAG